The Rattus norvegicus strain BN/NHsdMcwi chromosome 9, GRCr8, whole genome shotgun sequence genome contains the following window.
CCACCAGCATGAGCAGTAGATAAGATTGGAATGCATTTTAGACTCTGTAGgtgatagatttttatttttatgtctttttgaaacagggttccaTGGCTGCCCTGGCAccccctctgtagaccaggccggactcaaactcagattggtccacctgcctctgcctcccgtgcacaggattaaaggcatgagccaccatgccccgTTAGAATTTTTCAGTAGACTGATAAAATTTTGCAGTCTTGATAGCTGGGAAGGAATGAATCTGGCGAATCTGCCAGCTAGTGTATGGAGGCTGAAATTGGGGGCATGGATGAACTGCAGATGGTGGTAATGGAGTGAGAGTAGTAACTAGCTGATGCAGACCATTGCTGTGGTGAGGGCAGTGTGAGAAAGGACCTTGTGGCTTGAGGAACGGATAACCTTTTCTTGGTAtgtatgtttgcctgcatgtgtatttgtgcacCACTGCTCCCAGCAGTGTGAGGAGGTCccactgggtgctgggaaccaaatccattcttctgcaagagcagtaagtgctcttaactgccgagtgGTTTCTCCAGCCACACTGGGGAACTGTGTTGCTGGCTGTGTCATTTGCTAAGCGGGAGGACCAGGGCGATGGCACAGTTGTTTGCGAAGTCTACCGGTCGAGTGGTGATGCTTGAAGTCAGACCAAGGTCAGGAGCTGCTATGCCCTTGCTTGAGTCAGCAGCATGAAGGTCACCCAGGGGATTTAGAACCTGGGAGAAAGTAACGTTTACTGGGTGGAAGAGAAAATTTAGATAAGGAAAAGTAGATATTAAAAAATGCAAGTATCAAATGGTTTAAATAGGTGGGAAGTTCTGCTTTTTGTACAGTAGCTTTGCTGGGTGGTCTGTGGACTATCTgagaagccaggcatagtggcacacacctttaatcccagcactcaagaagcagaggcagggggttggggatttagctcagtggtagagcacttgcctagcaagcgcaaggccctgggttcggtccccagctccgaaaaaaaagaaaaaagaagaaagaaaaaaagaagcagaggcaggtggatctttgagtttgaggccagcctagtctacagagtgagttctaggacagccagggctacagaaaaaccctgtcttgaaaaacataaaCAAGGAACAGTACACTGCCCTCCCAGTGGGACTAGAGACAAAATGTCTACTGATGATCTTGGGGGATAGTGCCAGGGTAGACTGGGTTCACACAAGAGGAACAGGTTTCCCACCCACTGGGCTTTCTCTACCCCTCTAGAACTTCCGTGTGGACGTGGTGCATATGGACGAGAGCACACTGGAGTTCGACATGGTGGGGATTGATGCTGCCATTGCCAATGCCTTCCGGAGGATTCTGTTAGCTGAGGTATTAGAAGTCGCGGGCTGGAGTGTGGAAACTGTCACCCCATCTGTAGACTACCGGGCGGGTGGGGCGGTTTACACCTATAATATGAACACTTCAGAGGGCAGTCCGAACTACACAGTAAACCTTGTATCAAATCTGAAGGGCAAAACTAAGAAGGGCTGCCCCTCGTTTTTCCAGGTAGGGGATGGGTGGAGGTCAGGTAGATCATTTTGCTTCCTTGGGCAGGTGCCAACAATGGCTGTGGAAAAGGTTTTGGTGTATAACAACACATCCATCGTCCAGGATGAGATCCTTGCTCACCGCCTGGGGCTTATCCCCATTCTTGCTGATCCACGTCTCTTTGAATATCGGAACCCAGGTAAGGCTGAGAGGTTGAGATTATGAGTTAGGCAGAACTGTCCTGGAATCTGTCATGGGCTCAGATCCCAGGCCTAATTAACTGTGATCTTAGTTGGCTCTTGTACATGGGCCTTCGCCTGTGAGAACGTTCTCTTGCCCCTGCCTTTAATCCCTCACTCTTAGCACAGTGCCAGCAGCGCTCAGAGGCTCTTTCCACCTTTACATGGTTTCTAGGGATTGAAGTTGGGTCTGTAGGTTTAAGCAAGCATGCACCCTCTGAGGCTTCTTGTCAGCCCGTTACTAGAGCTAGTAgggccaggcaggcatggtggtgtacatctTTACTCCCAAGACTGGcagaagtttaaggccagcctggtctacacagcaaattccaggatagacagggcttgtgaaaccctatctcagagcCAAACCAACCCTGCTGCTTCTCCCTgtacaggagaggaggagggaacagAGATAGATACACTACAGTTTCGGCTGCAGGTCAGGTGTACCAGGAACCCCAGTGCTGCTAAGGATTCTTCCGACCCCAATGAACTCTATGTGAACCACAAAGGTGAGCGGTGCTGAGAGGGCCCACCAGCCTGGGTGGGCAATTGTAGGATCTGGGGTTTCTGACATTTTCCCTCCAGTTTATACCAGGCACATGACGTGGGTGCCCTTGGGAAACCAGGCTGATGTCTTCCCGGAGGGCACGGTTCGCCCTGTGCATGACGACATCCTCATTGCCCAGCTTCGGCCCGGCCAGGAGATTGACCTGATGATGCACTGCGTCAAGGGCATCGGTGAGAACCCCGTGAGGCTGACTGTAGTGGTGCGGTAGGATGTGGCACCAACAGGCAGAAAGCCAACGTGTTTGTGTTGTCCCAGGCAAAGACCATGCCAAGTTCTCACCGGTGGCCACAGCCAGCTACAGGCTCCTGCCGGACATCACCCTGCTTGAACCTGTAGAAGGGGAAGCAGCCGAGGAGCTGAGCCAGTGCTTCTCACCCGGCGTGATTGCGGTGCAGGAAGTACAAGGTGTGCTTTTGGTGACTGAGACCCAAGGGTGTTTTGTTTGAAGGTAACACACAAGGAAAGGTCTAAATAGGCAAGGTGTGGTATTGTTTTCCTTAGGTAAAAAGGTGGCCAGGGTTGCCAATGCTCGGCTGGATACCTTCAGCAGGGAGATCTTCCGTCATGAGAAGCTCAAGAAGGCCGTGCGGCTTGCCCGTGTTCGGGACCATTACATCTGTGAGTGACGGTAGTACTTACTCTCTGGATAGGATTTAGAACTGGCCTATAAAAGGTAAGTCCTGCTGGactgtgttttctttgttctctagTTTCTGTGGAGTCAACTGGGGTTTTGCCACCAGATGTGTTGGTGAGTGAAGCTATCAAGATCCTGATGGGGAAGTGCCGGCGGTTCTTGGATGAACTAGATGCAGTTGAGATGGACTGAGGCTTCCACAGTACTTCTGGAAGGGCTTGGCTGCTCTTGGAGTTTGACCTTTTCCCAACTGCTCCGCTATGCCCGGTGTTAACTGGAGGTCTGATTTCAGTCTCATTTCTAGTTactacattttattaaatgtgCCACAGACTAAGATGCCTTTGTAAGGCCTTTGCTGTAAATAAATTGGTCTTAAAAGTTTTTTCAGGCTGACTTTTGTCTAGTAAGAAGCTCTGCCTCAGAGCAGGTCGGCAATAACAAGGACTGGGTTTACTAAAGCTGTCTGAGAAAGGCCAGATTACAACAGCTCCAGCAGAGGGGAAGACACAGGAAGCTCGCTACTGTGCATCTCCCAGGCTCCCAATGGAAAGAGCTGTCATTAGTCGCCACTGTCAGCCTAGGAGAGACAGACTTAGGTTCTGGTGGTCAGGGACCTGATTGCTTGATAGCTTGGGTGACTCGTCAACAGTCTATCTCTTGTCCCCTAACAGGATGCTTGGAGTCACTGGGTTGAAGAAGGAAAATAGGGCCTTCTGTATGAAACAGGTTTTACTGACATGCACATGTACTTTAGAGTTAGCATTTCTACAAAAGTTCTATAAACAATAGAAAATCTCTAGCATGAAGTCATAGGATGTTAAAAATATTACAACATAATAAATACAACTACATCCTCCGTAGCCCTAAGCAGACAGGAGTAGGCAGCTATCAAGTCTGGAGGGAAATACTGAGCTCACCTTACAATCTGTAGACCCCAAGCACCACGCAGAGGGAGGACGGCCGGCTTTGTGCAGCAGTGACCTCGAACCCTAGTAGCTACCTCCTAGCTCTGACTCCAACtctgccatgcctgcctgtgtcCCACACCAGGTCAAAGTTGGGGCTGGGTGGACAGTGGGCCTgttagcatacacacacacaggtcacaTCTGCCTGTCACAATAGGCAGAACTAGGTCCCACACCCATCTTGGTTTGCTTCATTCCCTTTCCAGGGACCAAAAGTGTTGGCAATGACTGGAACACTTTTTGACCTTCAGAAGCTTAAAAGACCATTGAGATTCTCAAAGGCACCCGGACTCAGCTAGTCCCAGGAGGGACAGTGGCTCTGCTCGCTCGTCAGAAGCCTCCTTGGTCTGATTACTCTTGTATGgttggtgtgtcactggggaacCCTCCAGGGTCCGTCAGAAGGGCAAGATGTCCACTCTAAGGAATTCTGCCCAGCTCTTGTCCCTGGATGGTGTGCTCAGACTTTAGAAATAGCCTGTACCACGGGTCCCACCAAGCGACCAGATTCTAGCTTTAGGTTGAGACGAGGAAGCTGGCCAGACACAGGTCAGCATGTAGCACCTCGGCCAGACATGCCCCTGGAGTGGAGGAGGATCCCGAAAGCCCCATGGCAAGGGGCTCAAGTGCCGTCCAAAGGAAACCGGACGATCAGGTCAGTGGGGCTGGGCACGGCACCCTGGTTGGTCCTCCTGTCTGCACTGGTGCAGCTGCTCTGGGCAAAGCCATGGTGCTCTAGCTTTTCTTGGAGAAGCCCATACTGCAGGTGGCTGCCGACTCCCAGGTCACCTTCTTGGAATGGTGGAGGTCCCAATACCCTTTTACTTTAGTGGGATGACTCAGGCCCTCTCACAGGAGACCTGGATCTGAGCTCCTCCAGGCTGACTCGGTGGGAAGTGAGGTGGCAGTGTGAGGAAGGCCTAGAGATAGCTACACAGGGAAGAAGACATGACAACTGAGGCCGGAGAAGGACGCCCAAAAGCTTGATTCAGGGTTCAAAGATGGTGGCCAGTCCACCCTCCTCACTGTCCAGCACTTCTGTCTCCAGCATTGGTTTGGATTTTTTGAAAAGCCAGGGAAGGTTCTTAATGTGGACTTCTTTTCGGAACTGTTCTCCCAAGGGTTTCTGTCGGAAACAAGAAAATGGATGAGTtagagacacccccacccccacccacatacAGAACAGAGCCCCCACCACATATTGTCAGAACAGGCAGTGACCAGTTTGCTGGGTCTAGGCTGTGGGTTAGAGGACCTCCACcaccacaccctcacacacagaaCAGTCAAGTGACTAGCTGGTTTTGAGTTTACCTGCAGCAGTCTAAGACAACCACCACTGTGTGGGACTGCAAGCCCTAATGGGTGCATGACTCACCCCAATGCAGCCAGCGATGAGGCGTTTGAAGTGGTCCTTCCGTCGTTTATCAGCTGCTTTTTGAAGGGAGGGGTTTAGAAGCTTGCAGTCAAATTGGTCCAGAGACTCCTTGTTTATTTCAGGGATCTGCTCCATTACTGCTCTTATCTCTAGGTACCTGGGGCGCTGGTTAAATGGGGATAAGCTCACTGGATCCATGCCACACCCACTTCTCAGGGGCAGCACAGGCAGTGTGGCAGATGCCACAGCTCAGGATCTGGGGAGCAAGGTAAAGTGAAGCACTAGGCTGCCAGCCACCCCGCCTGGCACACTTACCAGTGCCTCGTATATCTGGAAGGCCAAGTGGACCAGGGAAGCCATGCACCCGTCGTGTTGCCCATGCATCTGCAGCCCTTTCAGCACACTGGTGAAGAGCCACGTGACGGCATCTGCGAGCAGGGTCCCAGACATCACCTGGGAAGACAGCTGTGCTCAGGAGCCATGCCAGCCTCGGAAGGGGCCGTCCCCCAGTCCTCACACTGACTCACCCTGCTAGCCTGACTTATCTGACAGAGTCTGAAGAGCCCCTGCCCTGTGCTCGACACTCCGTCTCCTGCTACTCTGAATAAGGGAGGGGAGCTTGACTCAGCAGGGCAGGCCTTTAATGGTTATACCGCCCGCCCTTGGTTCTGGcctgtgctctctgcttcctgtgtggtGAGTATCTGTCACCACAGTGAACTCAACCACACTTTatcaccatggactgaaaccCAGAGACCCCTGACTTCAGCTAGTCTGCTAGGTGAATGGCATCACAGCAGTACAAAGGTAACCGCCGGGCTTGAGGTCTGTGAGCTCAGCTACTAAGACTGAGGCAGGCTGGCAAAGACATGGCCTCCTGGGGATGGAGCAGTGAACTCAAGGCTAGCTGGGTAAAGTTAGTCAGACCCTTCActcaaaataaaagggaaagGGACTTGGGCTTAGCTCAGTGGTGAAGTGCTTCCCTAGCACGATGTGGCCTGAGGCCCACCCTCCAACCACACAAAGGAGTGAGGTGAGTAAGCACACCTGTTTGAGGAGAGGCCAACAGAGCTGTGTGGTCGCCCTCTGGCAAGACAGGGTATCCTTCCAGGTCAGGGAATTAAATGCTGTGATCAACAGTGCCGTGCAAACATCCTGAGCAGGAAAGACAGATTACAATGGGTTAAGCACTGTTACCTCTGGTTGCCCTAGACACCAATTCAGGACTTTAGTCCCAGCAGCTACCCTGggctactgagtgagttccaggccagacaaggtgagattttgtttcttttagaaaaagaGAGAGCGAAGGCTGGCGTGGGGGTAGAAATAGCTTTGTGGGGGATAGGCAAAAGCTCAGGGCTACAGAAGCCAAACACCAGGAATCTGCAGCAGTGTACTTATGCATTTACTGAGAGCATCTGCCCAGAGCAGGAAAATCCAAGCTGGATGAGAGAGGCACCCACCTCATGCTTCATCAGGCATTTGCCCAGGTCTGTGAGCTCCACAACAGACGAAGGGGCTACTTCGGTGGCCATCATCTCCTCGTCTGTAAACAATGTGGAACATTAAGCACGATTCTTCCTCAGCAAAGAGGAACGCCCGAGCTGGAAGCCCTAGCCAGCCAGTGCTGAGCAGTGCTACACTGCCCTCTAAGTGTCCATGAAGGACTGACAACCTAGATAGAGATGTGGATGACGCCTGGAAGCGAGCACTGCAGGAGCGTCTGGGTGCTGAGGACACTAGGGTATGTCACATGTGAGTGCTCATGCTACCAGGCACGAACTTCGTTACTGGAGGACAGGAGGAATAGTTTGGTCCCGTCCCTAAGACAGCCCACAGTGAGGGGGACAGGCAAGGAATTAAACGGAAACAGTGCAGGCAATCACAGGTGCTTGGGAGGAGATAACATAAGAGCGGAGACTGATGAGCGGAGAGGGTCATGTCATGGTAGAAGGAAACTGCAAGCAGGGCAGCACGAGACTATGGTAGGTCTGTCCTGTCTCTCTCTAAGGGCTGAGCCACCGCTCACTTACCGTCTCCATCCGCAGTGGGAGTGGCAGTGTGCTCGGCAGTCTTCTTTGACACACAACAAGCCACTAGGAGAGAGCACAGTTCCTAGGCTAGGAGAAGGTCCCGTCTACCCACTCCATAAAGCCTCCTCTCACCAACTATCTCAGGCCATCACTGGCCACATGAAGGCTGGTGGGCAGATACTGTCCACAGAATAAAAATCAGCTTCCCCGATAGAAGGTGGTATTCTGAGGACCCCAACCAGACAGGGGGTCCCTCCTCCAGTCAGTCAGCTAGGGGGACATCACAGACTACTCTTAGGGAAGGTGACTGACATATCCCTAACTACTTTGGATTGACAATAAATGACTAGTATTGAATCTGTCAACATTTCTGAACATAGAAATTGACATCCATGTTCAAGAATtaaactttttcttattttatcaagCTAGAAAGTTGTTGCCAACTTTGTTGTTCAAGTTCTCATTTTGGATCCCTTTCTTATTTGGTTGTGAACACTTCATTCAGAGACTGACTTGGACTATTAGCTTTTGTCTGTGTGGGGCCTTGTTATCCTTCAGCCTTGGGGTGGCCGGGTGAGCAGCTTCCCTGGTCCCCACAAGTCACTTACTGATTAGGTCCATGACTTCTCGGGTTAACATCCTCACCA
Protein-coding sequences here:
- the Polr1c gene encoding DNA-directed RNA polymerases I and III subunit RPAC1, whose translation is MAAAQAVEEMRTRVVLGEFGVRNVHTTDFPGNYSGYDDAWDQDRFEKNFRVDVVHMDESTLEFDMVGIDAAIANAFRRILLAEVPTMAVEKVLVYNNTSIVQDEILAHRLGLIPILADPRLFEYRNPGEEEGTEIDTLQFRLQVRCTRNPSAAKDSSDPNELYVNHKVYTRHMTWVPLGNQADVFPEGTVRPVHDDILIAQLRPGQEIDLMMHCVKGIGKDHAKFSPVATASYRLLPDITLLEPVEGEAAEELSQCFSPGVIAVQEVQGKKVARVANARLDTFSREIFRHEKLKKAVRLARVRDHYIFSVESTGVLPPDVLVSEAIKILMGKCRRFLDELDAVEMD